A segment of the Coffea eugenioides isolate CCC68of unplaced genomic scaffold, Ceug_1.0 ScVebR1_2051;HRSCAF=3012, whole genome shotgun sequence genome:
TGCGTagtttataatttttattatcaatattttttagatgtaatttattgaaaattttcattttttcttattagTGTCATGATTGAATTGTAATACCTCTAATTAAAAAACATGAGGGTAATTTAGGctaaacaaaaactaaaagcaaaatATGTTTACACTTACACTCCCTGTTACCAAGACTCATCCTACCTTTTATAGAGTAATGATAATGATATATTTGATGTTGTTACAAGGTAGACGTGTGCTTCATCGTGTGAGGGCAAGTAATTAATACAATTGTCTTGCCAACTCTACATCATCAAGAAACAACAACCAACTTTAGCTGCAGGCTATTGTTGATTGATTGACAATAACATTGAAAATTAAGATTATGTGTCATTTGTTTTACATTAGCTGACAAATTTGGGAAGAGAGAATCCTTTAAAACACTTTGCACATTTACACATTTGCTTGCAGCAAACCTTTGCATAATAGTCAGAAAGTATGGCTAACTTTCGTCTAATCACCACAACCATCGTTCTTTTCCGTCTTTTGATACCAAGAACCAGCCATAGTAGTAGGAGTAGGATAGTTACGAAAATGATTCATTATAATTTTATTCACTCCCTCTATTTTGACACAAATGCTGCCGTACACAGGGATTTGCATATTTCCTTATCTCGCTTAAGATACTTGAAGGTGACAATGCAAGAAGATTTGAAGGTGACAGTACAAGATGATTCAGATGATTCAAATGATGATTCAGATCATGATACTGATTTCGAGActggaatttttgttaaaacatcaatacctgcGTTTTTTATGGGTTTCAACATTGGTTCACGGGATGCTGCTCAATTGGTTGCGTTGGTTACTGGTAGTAATCTACTTTGGCTTCAGTGCAAACCTGGTATAGGCGGCAATAGGACATTCTATAAAAACTATTGGCCTGGGGAGTCTTCAATATATGCTGCTAATGTGAGGTGCGAGGACTTTTGTTCATCTACTCCATTGACATGTATTCCAACACCCACTCTCTGCTGGTATGTATTGAAATATTTGGGTGAAATCGTTGTTCGTGGAAATCTTGCATTTGAACGATTTATTTTCGGTTCATCATTTGATAACCAACCAGCGCATGAGTTAAATCCGTTATTTGGATGTACTAGAAAAAATAGCTGCATAGACAAGTTCAATGGTGTCTCGGGGCTTGGTCCTTCAGGAATCTCATTAACTTCACAACTGGATAATAGTGAGTTCTCATATTGTATTGAAAATTTAAACGATCCATTTGACGAAAAAAATATACTGATCATAGGGATAAAGTCCGGAGGAGTTGAAAACTCAACTCCTCTTATTATTAGGGAGTTCCATTACTACGTGAATGTTGAAGGCATTAATGACAAAAAAGATTTAAGAATCGATAATTTTAAAAGTGGTGGGGGTGCAATTATTGATTCAGGTTCAAGTTTGAGTTTTCTTTATGATATTGCATACGAGAAACTTGATTACATAGGAGACTCATTAGAAAGACGATATTTCTTTTTGGACAAGTATCAACATTGCTATATTGGACACTTGTTTAGGGATTTTAAGGGCTTTACAACAatagcatttcattttgatgGAGCAACAATGGAATTAGATAGAGAGAATTTGTTCAAGCAAGTATACTCAGATGTGGTATGTTTAAGTGTGTTGAATGTTGCAGAGAATGGTGTCGATCACAGTCTTCTTGGCGTAGAACTCCAAAAATATTTCTATATATCATTTGACATGAATGAAATGCCTGTTAACTTTGAGAGGATCGAATgtgaatatttcaataattgGAGTTGAAGAAAATGATTGACGAATACAGTTGTAAATGcgtgatttttaatttttattaccaATCTTTTTTAGATATAATTTATtgaaacttttcattttttcttattagTTTCATGATTGAAATGTAATAACTCTAATTAAAAGACATGAGGGTAATTTAGGctaaacaaaaactaaaagcaaaatATGTTTACACTTACACTCCCTGTTACCAAGACTCATCCTACCTTTTATAGAGTAATGATAATGATATATTTGAGGTTGTTACAAGGTAGACGTGTGCTTCATCGTGTGAGGACATGTAATTAATATAATTCTCTTGCCAACTCTACATTATCAACAAACAACAACCAACTTTAGCTGCAGGCTAGTGCTGATTGATTGACAATAACATTGAAAATTAAGATTAtgtgtgtagacaccaaatttttttaaataatttgtatgttgcatctaattcatgattttgttttagattgtctgcattttagttgttacctttttatttgtcttttatttgctaattatttgtcatattaattttgttcacgttttagttgtagttttagttttaagttttaacgtaaaatttgaaaaaaaagaaaatgatgaaaaatgatgaaaatgaaagaaaaatcgaaaatggtaattttgttattttagtttgtttactttgatgtgtttgtaattaaaattgttgtttttatttagttttactattatttttgttaaattattaagttgagaaaaagaaaaaaaaagaaaatgatgaaaattgatgaaaaatggaaaattgtgttttgttgattctagtttatttagtttttacccattgttaattaaattacttttttttgttgtttttgttgtttgttatctatttttattatcagttttattcaattaatttcaaaaaggaaaaaaaatcaaaataaaaaaatcaccACTCCATTTCTGTCGAATCCATTTTTCCACTTCATATACTAGCACCTTCCATCCTTATTGTCGGTTCCATCTTCCATTATCACACATATACTCAACCTCCACTACCGCGAATGACTTCATTATTCCAGCTTCTACCACAACTACTCGATACCATTTTTCCTCATCTCGTGATCATCGACCGAGagtgaataaaaaaaaaaacttgagctGCACCATATAGCCGAGAGTGAGGGAGGAAGTTGAGAGCGGCAAATCCCAATTCTGGTGCTGTCCGCGAACTGCATCACACTTTGTCCCTGTCCTGTCCGTAAGCTGAGGGAGGAACCAAAGAACCATCTCCACCGACAACCACAGCCACACCAACCCAAAACAGAAAACCTGTCGCGTGCTTGTGAGCCGAGAGGAGGAAagcattttccagattttcgtgtgAAAGCTTGACTAGTTGTGAGGTAATTTATGGATCATTTTTAGGATAAATCTGAGGTGATTTGAGTTATCTAGTAATATGCATGTGATGTTAGAGCAGTCGGATGTTGAATTGAATCattagaaaattctgttttgaataTTGAGGTACCATCCGAAAGCTGAGATGATAATGCACTCTATTTCTGAATTCCTGTGATGACTTGAGCACTTAAGTGTACTTAGCCGAATGAAATTGTGAtgattaagaccatgcatgttaaattgtgcattcggatgatgttATGAAGCAtgcagaaattctgttttggctaaatgtctCTGCCGATGAACTAATTTGGGACATGTAATTTTAATTCTGATTCcatgtgataatctgagcttaattgaggatccaatttgatagataacttgttatttggtgttgcatgtgaaccTTATGGCTAAGATTTTGattgcatggctggaaatttctACTAGAAGTTGCTGGACTGCTTAATCAATTTTTCAGTTTGCCGATGGAGCTGTTTTGGAAATTGCAtgggtattttagcatgaatttgctggaaagtggtcgattttcacttggttagatgtttgactaattaaaattagATGTTCAAGCTAAGGAAGTTCATTGGTCTggttaagcaaaaaaaaaaatgaaataatgaaCAACTCCAATTGCCGAATGCTGGCTGGACTTTTCTCTAAGCACTGGTGTGTTTTTCTGTTTATGTTTTGGCTTATTAGGATGTTGAATttggtaattttattgttaagaTCAAAGTCATGATGTTTGTTTAAGATTCTAGTTtttgtttggatggaaaagttgcATTAGAATGACCACAAGAATGGCAAGAAACATTGCTGGAAAATGTACATAGCTGGCCGAATCTTCATGTCTTAcggttttagttttttttgttgtttattctTTCATTTCGGTTCTAAGCTGGTATCTTGTCTAGATGATAGTTCAATCAAGCCTTTTATTGGTTGTTtgcatgaatatgtctaagtgcaaGAAGAAATTGCATGAGAATGGTTGTGGAAGGAAAGATTTTTCCTGAAGCTGCGAAATGGTtatagcagaaattttcttcatggcatttgcatgatatcttcttgggttttttttgtttgtttggattatgatggtgggtTTAGTTGTGGGCTTGGTCTAAAGTTGTGACGTTGAGTTTAATTACATCTAATCAAGGTTGTGATAAGAATCTGAGTTTATAAGAAAATTGCTGCAAAGTTGTTTGGCCGGAAACATGGCTGAAGCTGAAACCTTTTATTGTTGCTTGCATGTTATTTCATACCTGAATATaatgtttttctgggttgtttGCTTGCTTGGATCATGGTTGCTCAAGCCAAGGTTGTTTGTTGCTTAATCTTGGTCAAAGTTATGTATTTGAACCAGAAAATTTGAGTCGGTTTGCAAGTAAAAATGCAGCAGATTTCACTTTCGACTATAGCAGTTTTCATTCTtcaatgtttgcatgttcactcttcaatgtttgaatgatttccacCTTCGTCTTTGCTTGTTGGGATATCAAAGTTTGGATCAAGAAAACTTTTGTTAAGGCATATGTTTGAATATAAATCTGGTCTTGGAAGGTGAAACTAAGAAAGGTTGCAGcagtttagttttttttaatgtctacattttctttccagaatttttgcatgagtttttttagttttctgCCTGTTTGGATGATGATAAAGATGTGGTTGCTGTCTAGTTTAAAGCTGAGTTGAGTTTGGATTGGCAAACAAATGggtttttgtgttttttctGGTATGTGATTTGAAGTTGTCCAAACTTGCGGCAGAAATTTGCATAAGTGAAGAAGATTTCAGTTTTTTTAcgtagcatgcatgaaataattcttcaaaattgcctcttaaccccctcaagtgtcaccttatgcaattatgacccacaaatttgagaaaactaatCAACTGGGTCCCTGTGATCTTTGCAGCAATAGGTTGCAGAATTGCCGAAAGGATGTTTGCTGCACTttgtttcttgcttttgctgttattacctgcttcctttgagtgtagtggagaaagatacttgactcacagtagcgaattggtcaaacttgattttaatagggatctattgcagtctacttttattgatgttattacatctattttcttctcaaaaggtcctaaggaggtgttaagattcttcatttttttttggcacccttgttgatggaaaatctgtattccgaggggtttagtgtgtgtttggaggatttttatataccaaagaaacaagtttccttcgtaggttgcatgtttttgcatgaaaagagttcttataatagctctttaacccctcaagtcccttcttattctaccatggcctaagcatttgaaaagattaatcaattgggtccttcgagtttcctttcccttttaacttggaatttcatttgatgaatatggacttgtttgattatctaaagggatctaatggttcaatttcgtagttattagtgattctttaatttttgtttttgaagaatttgtgttgtttgatttactattaaattggtgcattaatcctttgtttaatggttgtagctccaatttagaaccttttccaacttattagcaccacaaaaggggacggtatactttcttttatctttttttttgtatctccctatgtgatccaacttgctaaatgaaaattgcatgcctacttggttttcttaaatgtttattaa
Coding sequences within it:
- the LOC113756197 gene encoding aspartic proteinase CDR1-like, which codes for MQEDLKVTVQDDSDDSNDDSDHDTDFETGIFVKTSIPAFFMGFNIGSRDAAQLVALVTGSNLLWLQCKPGIGGNRTFYKNYWPGESSIYAANVRCEDFCSSTPLTCIPTPTLCWYVLKYLGEIVVRGNLAFERFIFGSSFDNQPAHELNPLFGCTRKNSCIDKFNGVSGLGPSGISLTSQLDNSEFSYCIENLNDPFDEKNILIIGIKSGGVENSTPLIIREFHYYVNVEGINDKKDLRIDNFKSGGGAIIDSGSSLSFLYDIAYEKLDYIGDSLERRYFFLDKYQHCYIGHLFRDFKGFTTIAFHFDGATMELDRENLFKQVYSDVVCLSVLNVAENGVDHSLLGVELQKYFYISFDMNEMPVNFERIECEYFNNWS